A single Arcanobacterium canis DNA region contains:
- a CDS encoding aspartate:alanine exchanger family transporter, with amino-acid sequence MTVFLVVTLGALLGMIPFGPLKLGAAGALFVGLLVGNFVPEMGKTLGLIQSLGLGLFVYMVGISAGQTFFSDLRRQAKFIFSSVLVLGVGGGVIVFLGNVLGLSRDLGIGVFAGAMTTTPALAAATDAATNKDAPGVGYALGYPMGVIVAIILVSIVVGRKWGEKNDIPSRSGDHLSAVTAIVHRPMPVREVPGWKEQQVRLSYLRRGDSVRVISPGEEFIEGDRVVVVGMADDVDAAVDALGEVVPSHLADDRSTVDFRQFLVSNDDLAGRSVVELNVGGRFGGVITRIHRGDIEMLAADDMSLELGDRVLVAFPRREFDALSSFFGNSVRRISEVDAIPMGLGMVLGLLLGMVQFTLPGGSSFSLGAAAGPLVVGMILGYLQRTGPIVWQPPMAANLTIRQLGLLLFLAAVGIASGPAFAKTAFTPQGLRGGLLGLAVALVVLILTAVMGKVLGLSAQRTAGAMAGILGQPAILAYAQGKVNDERIESGYAALFAFGIIVKIILVYLLVAI; translated from the coding sequence ATGACCGTTTTCCTCGTGGTCACCCTCGGTGCGCTCCTGGGAATGATCCCTTTTGGCCCTCTCAAACTCGGTGCTGCAGGCGCACTGTTTGTCGGACTTCTGGTAGGTAACTTCGTCCCTGAGATGGGAAAAACTCTGGGGCTTATTCAGAGCCTGGGATTGGGTCTCTTCGTCTACATGGTCGGCATCAGTGCTGGCCAGACGTTCTTTTCCGATCTGCGGCGACAGGCGAAATTCATCTTCTCGTCTGTATTGGTCCTCGGAGTCGGCGGCGGAGTCATCGTGTTCTTGGGTAATGTGCTGGGGCTTTCGCGTGACCTTGGCATCGGCGTTTTCGCTGGTGCCATGACGACGACGCCGGCGCTCGCAGCCGCAACCGATGCTGCGACGAATAAAGACGCTCCCGGTGTGGGATACGCACTGGGATATCCGATGGGTGTGATCGTGGCAATCATCCTCGTGTCGATCGTGGTAGGACGCAAGTGGGGCGAGAAGAATGACATCCCGTCTCGCTCTGGTGACCATCTCTCTGCCGTCACCGCCATTGTCCACCGTCCGATGCCTGTGCGCGAAGTTCCGGGGTGGAAAGAGCAGCAGGTGCGCCTGTCCTACCTGCGCCGTGGAGATTCAGTTCGTGTCATCTCTCCTGGGGAAGAGTTCATCGAAGGTGACCGCGTCGTCGTGGTTGGCATGGCTGACGATGTCGATGCTGCTGTCGATGCGCTCGGTGAAGTGGTTCCCTCCCACCTTGCAGATGACCGCTCAACGGTTGATTTCCGTCAGTTCCTTGTCTCCAACGATGATCTTGCTGGCCGCAGCGTGGTCGAACTCAATGTTGGTGGCCGTTTTGGGGGCGTGATTACGCGTATTCATCGAGGCGATATTGAAATGCTTGCCGCTGACGATATGAGCCTTGAACTAGGGGATCGAGTGCTTGTGGCGTTCCCTCGTCGTGAATTTGATGCGTTGAGCTCTTTCTTTGGCAACTCCGTTCGTCGTATCTCCGAAGTTGATGCCATTCCGATGGGTTTGGGTATGGTGCTTGGCTTGTTGCTTGGCATGGTTCAATTCACTCTCCCAGGGGGTAGCTCGTTCTCGCTGGGAGCAGCTGCTGGCCCTCTCGTTGTCGGAATGATCCTGGGATACCTCCAGCGTACGGGTCCGATTGTGTGGCAGCCGCCGATGGCTGCAAATCTGACGATTCGGCAGCTCGGTCTTTTGCTCTTCCTTGCTGCAGTGGGCATTGCTTCTGGACCAGCCTTTGCAAAGACAGCGTTCACGCCGCAAGGTCTGCGCGGTGGCTTGCTCGGTCTGGCAGTTGCACTTGTGGTTCTTATCCTCACTGCAGTGATGGGGAAAGTCCTCGGCCTGTCGGCTCAGCGCACTGCTGGGGCGATGGCCGGAATCCTCGGACAGCCAGCCATTCTGGCGTATGCTCAAGGCAAGGTGAACGATGAACGTATCGAGTCTGGCTACGCTGCGCTCTTTGCCTTTGGAATTATCGTCAAGATCATCCTCGTCTACCTTCTCGTCGCAATCTAG
- a CDS encoding HU family DNA-binding protein — protein MSLNRTELIAKIAEEAGLTKTDADKAISALQTVLVDALAKGDSVKITGLMSVERTERAARKGRNPRTGEEIQIPAGYGVKISAGSNLKKAVAK, from the coding sequence ATGTCCCTCAACCGCACTGAGCTCATTGCAAAGATCGCTGAAGAGGCCGGTCTCACGAAGACCGACGCCGACAAAGCCATTTCTGCTCTCCAGACCGTTCTGGTTGACGCCCTCGCCAAGGGTGATTCAGTGAAGATCACCGGCCTGATGTCCGTTGAGCGCACCGAGCGTGCAGCTCGCAAGGGTCGCAACCCGCGTACCGGCGAAGAGATCCAGATCCCTGCTGGTTACGGCGTAAAGATCTCCGCTGGCTCCAACCTCAAGAAGGCTGTTGCTAAGTGA
- a CDS encoding DUF3039 domain-containing protein has product MGHMITPSYGPSEPGHLDPGQPESVGGTAVLEEVREEVQPGDNERYAHYVRKDKIIRSAIEGRPVVALCGKVWVPMRNPDRFPVCPTCKAIHESMKNGGGDSSWPFGPNVPGNQ; this is encoded by the coding sequence ATGGGGCATATGATTACTCCTTCGTATGGTCCATCAGAACCTGGTCACTTGGATCCGGGGCAGCCCGAATCAGTCGGCGGCACCGCAGTTCTTGAAGAGGTTCGCGAAGAAGTTCAGCCTGGCGATAATGAGCGGTATGCGCACTACGTGCGTAAGGATAAGATTATCCGCTCGGCTATCGAAGGACGTCCTGTTGTGGCGCTATGCGGAAAAGTTTGGGTGCCGATGCGTAATCCTGATCGTTTTCCGGTGTGTCCTACGTGCAAAGCAATTCATGAATCGATGAAGAATGGCGGCGGAGATTCATCCTGGCCATTTGGCCCGAACGTTCCGGGTAATCAATGA
- a CDS encoding DEAD/DEAH box helicase produces the protein MSAGRQSQPSLFSAENLSPSYPQRAAWGTAGSLRAWQAEALEQYLRDMPQDFLAVATPGAGKTTFALRVAVEMLSRGEASELTVVCPTEHLKYQWAEAAARVGIQLDPDFSNSQSGLGRTFNGACVTYAQVARAPMMHRHRTSAKKTMVILDEVHHGGDNLSWGDAIRVAFSPAVHRLSLTGTPFRSDTAKIPFITYEPDADGILRSRADYSYGYANALRDGVVRPVIFMSYSGEMTWQTKHGEVYQSTLGEASTKDITSLAWRTALDPGGDWIRAVLAAADDRLSIVRKGVPDAGGLVIATDHKTARAYATILEQICGQKTTVVLSDDATASDKIAEFSANTKRWMVAVRMVSEGVDVPRLCVGVYATSTSTPLFFAQAIGRFVRARKRGETASVFLPSVEVLLGLAGALEKERDHALVKNPAQEGWDDEALAQANREESASDDVEGPGYQALSSDVTFDRVVFDGADFGQWAEVGSDEEADFLGIPGLLEPSEVTQLLRQHQAEQAAASKKRGDGPSPVMDSRKRREKRKELSQLVAAFAAKTGRPHALIHTELRKATGGPDVARASLEQIEARILKIQRWFVGRK, from the coding sequence ATGAGCGCGGGACGTCAAAGCCAACCCTCCCTTTTCTCCGCCGAAAACCTTTCTCCCTCATATCCCCAGCGCGCTGCGTGGGGTACAGCAGGGAGTCTGCGCGCGTGGCAAGCAGAGGCGCTGGAACAATATCTTCGTGATATGCCGCAAGATTTTCTTGCGGTTGCTACCCCTGGCGCAGGCAAGACTACTTTCGCGCTGCGTGTTGCGGTGGAGATGCTTTCACGTGGTGAAGCATCTGAGTTGACAGTCGTCTGCCCAACTGAACACCTGAAGTATCAGTGGGCAGAGGCGGCAGCTCGCGTCGGTATCCAGCTTGATCCTGACTTTTCTAACTCGCAAAGCGGACTCGGGCGCACATTCAACGGAGCGTGCGTGACCTACGCGCAAGTTGCCCGTGCTCCGATGATGCATCGTCACCGCACGTCGGCAAAGAAAACGATGGTGATTTTGGACGAAGTCCACCACGGGGGAGATAACCTGTCGTGGGGAGACGCCATCCGCGTTGCCTTCTCTCCGGCGGTTCACCGACTGTCGCTCACCGGTACCCCGTTCCGTTCTGACACGGCGAAAATTCCGTTCATCACCTATGAACCCGACGCGGACGGTATTTTGCGTTCGCGCGCAGATTACTCCTACGGCTACGCAAATGCTCTTCGCGACGGCGTCGTGCGTCCGGTCATTTTCATGTCCTATTCGGGTGAAATGACGTGGCAGACCAAACACGGTGAGGTCTACCAATCAACATTGGGAGAGGCGTCAACGAAGGACATCACGTCGCTTGCGTGGCGTACGGCTTTGGACCCAGGTGGCGATTGGATTCGCGCTGTGCTCGCTGCCGCTGATGATCGACTCAGCATCGTGCGTAAGGGGGTGCCCGACGCCGGCGGTCTGGTCATCGCGACGGATCACAAGACTGCGCGTGCCTACGCCACGATCCTTGAGCAGATTTGTGGCCAGAAAACGACGGTAGTGCTCTCAGACGACGCAACCGCATCCGACAAAATTGCGGAGTTTTCCGCCAACACAAAGCGTTGGATGGTGGCCGTGCGCATGGTGTCGGAGGGTGTGGACGTACCGCGACTCTGCGTCGGAGTGTATGCAACTTCCACATCCACACCGCTGTTCTTTGCTCAGGCCATCGGGCGTTTCGTGCGTGCGCGCAAACGCGGCGAAACTGCTTCGGTGTTCCTTCCATCTGTGGAGGTGTTGCTCGGACTGGCGGGTGCGCTTGAAAAGGAACGAGATCACGCGCTAGTGAAGAATCCAGCTCAAGAAGGCTGGGATGACGAAGCCTTAGCGCAAGCGAATCGTGAAGAGAGCGCCTCGGACGACGTTGAAGGACCTGGATATCAGGCCCTTTCATCTGACGTTACCTTTGACCGCGTGGTTTTCGACGGAGCAGATTTTGGCCAGTGGGCCGAGGTCGGCTCTGATGAAGAAGCTGATTTCCTGGGTATCCCAGGTCTTCTTGAGCCTTCAGAAGTGACACAACTTTTGCGTCAGCATCAAGCAGAACAGGCTGCCGCCTCGAAAAAACGTGGTGATGGGCCGTCGCCGGTGATGGATTCACGCAAGCGTCGCGAAAAGCGCAAGGAGTTGTCTCAGCTTGTGGCTGCATTTGCAGCAAAGACCGGCCGACCTCACGCACTGATTCACACTGAGCTTCGCAAGGCTACTGGTGGTCCTGACGTCGCAAGAGCTTCGCTTGAACAGATTGAAGCGAGGATCCTCAAAATCCAGCGATGGTTCGTTGGGAGGAAATAA
- a CDS encoding nicotinate phosphoribosyltransferase: MTTTSTALLTDMYELTMLDSAIHSGTAFRQSVFEVFGRRLSGGRRYGVVAGTARILDAVEKFRFNAEEIDYLRSQNFLSEQTLDFLANYRFSGSMYGYPEGECYFPNSPILTVRGTFAETCILETVLLSILNYDSAVATAASRMTTAAHDRPCLDMGARRAHEIAAVAAARAAVIGGFMGTSNLEAAREYGIKPIGTAAHSFTLLHDSEEESFAAQIATMGTQTTLLVDTYNVTEGVKKAVEAARAAGGELGAVRLDSGDLVASAFTVRQQLDDLGATSTKITVTSDLDEYAIAALGAAPVDSYGVGTKLVTGSGHPTAELVYKLVARENADGTWKEVSKKSDHKASVGGLKIAGRRHDETGRAVEEVVVSARDYQQGLDYLASQHARPLQVTLIDNGVINEMYREPDSLALAAERHRNSRAALPYAAWRLSQGEPGIPTRLEDVFEGDDE, from the coding sequence ATGACCACAACTTCCACGGCGTTGCTCACCGACATGTACGAGCTGACGATGCTGGACTCGGCGATTCATTCGGGCACAGCGTTTCGTCAATCTGTTTTTGAAGTATTCGGACGACGTCTCAGCGGCGGTCGTCGTTACGGCGTCGTCGCAGGAACTGCACGAATATTGGATGCCGTAGAGAAATTCCGCTTTAACGCTGAGGAAATCGACTATCTGAGGTCGCAAAATTTCCTGTCTGAACAGACATTGGATTTCCTCGCAAACTACCGTTTTTCAGGTTCGATGTATGGCTACCCCGAAGGCGAATGCTACTTCCCGAACTCTCCTATTCTGACCGTTCGCGGAACCTTCGCCGAAACCTGCATTTTGGAAACCGTTCTGCTCTCGATCTTGAATTACGATTCCGCGGTAGCCACTGCCGCATCGCGCATGACAACGGCAGCCCACGATCGCCCATGCCTGGATATGGGTGCGCGCAGAGCTCACGAAATCGCAGCAGTTGCGGCAGCACGGGCAGCAGTCATTGGCGGCTTCATGGGAACATCGAATCTGGAAGCGGCACGCGAATATGGCATTAAGCCAATCGGCACTGCAGCACACTCCTTCACGCTTCTGCACGATTCCGAAGAAGAGTCATTCGCAGCGCAGATTGCAACCATGGGCACGCAGACAACTCTCCTCGTTGACACGTATAACGTCACCGAAGGCGTGAAGAAGGCAGTCGAGGCCGCTCGTGCAGCTGGCGGCGAGCTCGGAGCTGTTCGTCTCGATTCTGGGGATCTTGTTGCCTCAGCCTTCACTGTCCGTCAGCAGCTTGACGATCTGGGGGCAACTTCCACCAAGATCACCGTAACGTCAGATCTTGACGAATACGCTATTGCTGCGCTGGGGGCTGCTCCTGTGGATTCCTACGGTGTAGGGACGAAGCTTGTCACCGGCTCCGGCCATCCGACGGCGGAGCTCGTCTACAAACTTGTCGCACGCGAAAATGCTGACGGCACGTGGAAAGAGGTCTCCAAGAAATCGGATCACAAGGCCTCGGTGGGCGGACTGAAGATCGCCGGACGCCGTCACGATGAAACCGGCCGTGCTGTGGAAGAGGTAGTCGTCTCTGCGCGCGACTATCAGCAAGGCTTAGACTATCTCGCTTCCCAGCACGCTCGCCCGCTTCAGGTGACGCTGATCGACAACGGCGTCATCAACGAAATGTACCGGGAGCCTGATTCACTAGCGTTGGCTGCTGAGCGTCATCGCAACTCGCGTGCCGCTCTGCCCTATGCAGCATGGCGCTTGTCCCAGGGCGAGCCAGGTATTCCTACTCGCCTTGAGGATGTCTTTGAGGGCGACGACGAATAG
- the clpS gene encoding ATP-dependent Clp protease adapter ClpS produces the protein MPIDKDIANPQEETYLTPAKVIGWRTVVHNDPVNLMGYVQWVFESYFGMDIESAYKCMLKVHHRGRAIVSTGSREAMEKDAAAMHKFGLRATIEEDAQ, from the coding sequence GTGCCCATTGACAAAGATATTGCGAACCCTCAAGAAGAAACTTATCTGACGCCGGCCAAGGTTATTGGCTGGCGTACCGTTGTACATAATGATCCAGTCAATCTTATGGGATATGTGCAGTGGGTATTCGAATCGTATTTCGGAATGGACATCGAATCTGCCTATAAATGTATGCTGAAAGTCCATCACCGTGGACGTGCGATTGTGTCCACTGGAAGTCGTGAAGCGATGGAGAAGGATGCTGCAGCAATGCATAAGTTCGGCTTACGTGCCACGATCGAGGAGGATGCACAATGA
- a CDS encoding DUF2017 family protein: MMAFRPTRGGYEARATDDERAMLASLASDLVFMMGSDMNREVERREEVAGRNGSTDADFFDALELELAGVEEAAHAAVADEPQMNFDDDLPSDYAMEVLFPDMSENPQEAQTLRELTEDSIAGGKIENLTTFFMQLNAIETPANAGDSAMSIGDRVWVSNEDASAWLASLNDIRLVLAARLEIDSDEKATEIFERAGLFTTHSNRMADDIPEVSTPEDMMAVLYAMSTWWQESLVASVRAKEARR, translated from the coding sequence ATGATGGCGTTTCGTCCGACGCGCGGCGGATACGAAGCGCGCGCAACCGACGATGAGCGTGCCATGCTCGCATCTCTTGCCAGTGACTTGGTGTTCATGATGGGCTCAGATATGAACCGTGAAGTTGAGCGGCGCGAAGAAGTTGCTGGGCGCAACGGTAGTACGGATGCAGATTTTTTTGATGCTCTTGAGCTTGAACTTGCCGGTGTAGAAGAGGCTGCACACGCCGCCGTCGCCGACGAGCCACAGATGAATTTCGACGATGATCTTCCCAGCGATTACGCCATGGAAGTGCTCTTCCCAGACATGAGTGAGAATCCGCAAGAAGCTCAAACACTGCGAGAGCTGACAGAGGATTCTATTGCTGGTGGGAAAATTGAAAATCTCACGACATTTTTTATGCAACTTAACGCCATCGAGACTCCTGCCAATGCCGGGGATAGTGCAATGAGCATTGGAGACCGTGTGTGGGTGTCGAACGAGGATGCGTCTGCGTGGCTCGCATCTTTGAACGATATCCGTTTGGTTCTTGCCGCTCGTTTGGAAATCGATTCCGATGAAAAAGCAACGGAAATTTTTGAACGTGCGGGCCTGTTCACCACTCACTCGAATCGTATGGCCGATGATATCCCGGAAGTATCCACCCCTGAAGACATGATGGCTGTGCTTTACGCTATGTCAACCTGGTGGCAAGAATCGCTCGTGGCTTCTGTCCGGGCGAAGGAGGCGCGTCGATGA
- the murI gene encoding glutamate racemase — protein sequence MNNAPIGVFDSGVGGLTVARAIIDQLPGESITYIGDTKYAPYGPRPIAQVRKLALGVMDQLVDQGVKMLVIACNTASSAVLHDARERYQRVGIPVIEVIQPAVRRAMASTRHRNIGVIGTQGTINSGAYADAFAAAVDVKLTTQACPAFVEFVERGITTGSQLLEKAQEYLTPVRDAGVDTLVLGCTHYPLLTGVISYVMGDDVTLVSSAEETAKDVYRTLVANDMLADGIAPQYRFMATSDPEEFGRLARRFLGPEVMGATQINHEEDSE from the coding sequence ATGAATAATGCCCCAATCGGAGTTTTTGACTCAGGGGTGGGCGGACTGACAGTTGCTCGCGCGATTATTGATCAGCTCCCTGGAGAATCTATCACCTATATTGGTGACACAAAATATGCGCCATACGGGCCGCGTCCCATCGCTCAGGTGAGAAAGCTTGCCTTGGGGGTGATGGATCAGTTAGTGGATCAAGGCGTCAAAATGCTTGTGATCGCGTGCAATACAGCATCATCAGCGGTGCTTCATGACGCTCGTGAGCGGTATCAACGTGTGGGGATTCCTGTCATTGAAGTGATTCAGCCAGCCGTGCGTCGTGCGATGGCATCCACTCGCCACCGCAATATCGGTGTGATCGGCACTCAAGGAACAATCAACTCGGGCGCTTACGCTGATGCGTTCGCGGCTGCGGTGGACGTGAAGCTTACGACGCAGGCGTGTCCAGCATTCGTCGAATTTGTTGAACGTGGAATCACTACTGGTTCGCAGCTACTTGAGAAAGCTCAGGAATACCTTACTCCTGTTCGTGACGCCGGTGTTGACACTCTCGTTTTGGGCTGTACTCACTATCCCTTGCTTACGGGCGTGATTTCTTATGTGATGGGCGACGACGTCACGCTGGTCTCAAGTGCAGAAGAAACAGCAAAAGATGTCTATCGCACGCTGGTTGCGAACGATATGCTCGCCGATGGGATCGCGCCACAATACCGTTTTATGGCAACGAGTGATCCCGAAGAATTCGGGCGTCTTGCGCGTCGGTTCCTTGGCCCCGAAGTGATGGGCGCGACGCAGATCAATCACGAGGAGGACAGCGAATGA
- a CDS encoding MBL fold metallo-hydrolase, whose product MKLTVIGCSGSMSGPASASSSYLVQSSAGGEVLLDLGAGTIGNLQNHIDPLSLDAIALSHLHADHCGDLAAMHVYRRWHPDAPGTPIPVYAPSDADKRLQQLADDPVDEDYGPEFDFHVVCPGDGVEVAGLRISFCQAWHTVPALGMLVEDIEDGGRFFYTGDSDLSDELVAAASQADLIVSEAAFEEGRDTVRGVHMTGVRAGQLAARAADAAGRFRPDGQLVLTHLQPWTSTQKTLTDAASVFDGPIEAARKDAFYLI is encoded by the coding sequence ATGAAACTCACGGTGATCGGATGCTCGGGGTCGATGTCTGGCCCGGCGTCGGCATCGTCATCCTATTTGGTTCAGAGCAGTGCCGGTGGGGAAGTGCTCCTGGATCTGGGAGCAGGAACGATCGGAAATCTTCAAAATCACATCGACCCGCTCAGCCTCGATGCTATTGCTTTGAGCCATCTTCATGCTGATCACTGTGGTGACCTTGCGGCGATGCACGTCTATCGCCGCTGGCATCCGGATGCACCCGGTACGCCCATCCCCGTGTATGCTCCATCTGATGCGGACAAGCGGTTGCAACAACTTGCTGACGATCCGGTCGATGAAGACTATGGGCCGGAGTTCGATTTCCATGTGGTGTGTCCGGGCGACGGTGTCGAAGTTGCAGGTTTGCGCATCTCGTTCTGCCAAGCGTGGCATACGGTTCCGGCTCTCGGCATGTTAGTGGAGGATATCGAAGACGGCGGTCGTTTCTTCTACACCGGAGACTCAGACTTGAGTGATGAACTCGTCGCTGCGGCATCTCAAGCCGATCTTATTGTGTCTGAAGCTGCATTCGAAGAGGGACGAGACACTGTGCGTGGAGTTCATATGACTGGTGTTCGTGCTGGCCAACTGGCTGCCCGCGCTGCCGACGCTGCTGGTCGTTTCCGGCCCGATGGGCAGCTTGTGCTCACCCATCTTCAGCCGTGGACGAGCACTCAAAAGACGCTTACCGATGCTGCAAGCGTCTTCGACGGCCCGATCGAGGCTGCACGCAAGGATGCGTTCTATTTAATTTAA
- the rph gene encoding ribonuclease PH translates to MTEFSRKDGRATDELRPVTITRNYLEAGEGSVLVEFGRTKVLCVASFTVGVPRWRKDSGLGWVTGEYAMLPRATDTRNQRESVKGKVGGRTQEISRLIGRSLRAVVDFEALGENTIVLDCDVLQADGGTRTASITGAYVALADAVAWGIANGHIHPRAGKPVLRDSISAISVGIIDDHACLDLPYEEDSRAQTDMNVVMTGSGKFIEIQGTAEGEPFSRTELGQLLDLAEKGNRELAQLQKSVCE, encoded by the coding sequence ATGACTGAATTCTCTCGCAAAGACGGGCGCGCCACCGATGAACTGCGCCCAGTGACTATTACCCGCAACTATCTTGAAGCTGGGGAAGGCTCAGTTCTGGTGGAGTTTGGCCGCACGAAAGTTTTGTGCGTGGCCTCTTTTACTGTAGGAGTGCCGCGCTGGCGTAAAGACTCGGGTCTTGGCTGGGTGACCGGCGAATATGCGATGTTGCCGCGTGCAACTGATACTCGCAACCAGCGCGAGTCAGTCAAGGGCAAAGTTGGCGGACGTACCCAAGAAATCTCTCGACTCATTGGCCGTTCACTTCGAGCAGTTGTTGATTTTGAAGCACTGGGTGAAAACACCATTGTCTTAGATTGTGACGTGCTCCAAGCGGACGGTGGCACCCGTACAGCCTCGATTACCGGCGCTTACGTCGCTCTGGCCGACGCCGTTGCCTGGGGGATCGCCAATGGGCATATCCATCCGCGAGCAGGTAAGCCAGTGCTGCGCGATTCAATTTCTGCAATTTCGGTTGGAATAATTGATGATCATGCGTGCCTGGATTTGCCCTACGAGGAAGACTCACGTGCGCAAACCGATATGAATGTGGTGATGACCGGTAGCGGAAAATTCATTGAGATTCAGGGTACCGCTGAAGGCGAGCCCTTCTCGCGTACTGAACTCGGTCAACTGCTTGATCTGGCCGAAAAGGGCAACCGCGAACTGGCACAACTTCAGAAATCGGTATGCGAATGA
- the rdgB gene encoding RdgB/HAM1 family non-canonical purine NTP pyrophosphatase → MRMKLIFATHNAHKVEELDAILRPLIPELAGIDAATSLGIDEPVENAVSFEGNALIKARAVAQATGRPALADDSGISVDVLGGAPGIFSARWSGVHGDDIANVALLLAQLADVPVEHRGAEFICAAALVIPDGREFTQIGRVRGTLRYERSGEGGFGYDPIFQPEGFDVTAAELKAEQKNAISHRAQAFSAFAPVIRREVFSQGR, encoded by the coding sequence ATGCGAATGAAACTTATTTTTGCCACCCATAATGCGCATAAGGTTGAAGAACTCGATGCAATTTTGAGGCCACTGATCCCAGAGCTAGCAGGGATTGACGCAGCAACTTCGTTAGGAATTGACGAACCTGTTGAAAATGCCGTGAGTTTCGAAGGAAATGCCCTCATCAAGGCGCGTGCAGTTGCTCAAGCGACTGGGCGCCCAGCCCTCGCTGATGACTCAGGGATCAGCGTGGACGTTCTTGGGGGAGCTCCGGGCATTTTCTCTGCGCGGTGGAGCGGCGTCCACGGCGATGACATCGCGAATGTTGCACTTCTCTTGGCCCAGCTTGCCGATGTCCCAGTGGAACATCGGGGTGCGGAATTCATCTGCGCCGCTGCTCTCGTAATACCAGACGGACGTGAATTCACTCAGATTGGTCGTGTGCGTGGAACTTTGCGTTATGAACGTAGCGGGGAAGGAGGCTTCGGATATGATCCGATTTTCCAGCCTGAGGGATTCGATGTGACGGCCGCTGAGCTGAAAGCCGAGCAGAAGAATGCGATCTCGCATCGTGCGCAAGCATTCAGTGCATTTGCCCCTGTGATACGTCGCGAGGTCTTTTCTCAGGGGCGTTAG
- a CDS encoding DUF4916 domain-containing protein yields the protein MDGMEEMASWLSPEELEFVRHKVPMLYVNVVPVRLGETGQVEAVGLLLQGSDDSISRSIVSGRVLFHETVRAAVVRHLEKDLGLMALPRIPASMVPFTIGEYFPTPGEGFFDSRQHAVALCYVVPISGDCSPQNDALGFTWFDPGDLYTRELCAEMTPGHADIVKRALAFLGYTRERL from the coding sequence ATGGATGGAATGGAAGAGATGGCCTCTTGGCTGAGCCCGGAAGAGTTGGAATTTGTGCGTCACAAGGTTCCGATGCTCTACGTGAATGTGGTTCCTGTGCGCTTAGGCGAAACTGGCCAAGTTGAAGCCGTCGGCCTTCTCCTTCAGGGCAGCGACGACTCGATTTCACGGTCAATCGTGTCAGGACGTGTTCTCTTCCACGAAACCGTGCGAGCAGCCGTCGTGCGCCACCTCGAAAAGGATCTCGGTCTCATGGCGCTACCGAGAATCCCAGCTTCGATGGTTCCGTTTACTATTGGCGAGTACTTCCCGACGCCGGGTGAGGGCTTCTTCGATTCACGCCAGCACGCCGTCGCTCTCTGTTACGTTGTTCCCATTTCGGGAGACTGCTCGCCACAAAACGATGCTTTGGGCTTCACATGGTTTGACCCAGGTGATCTCTATACGCGCGAACTATGTGCAGAGATGACCCCCGGGCACGCAGATATCGTCAAGCGCGCACTCGCATTCCTGGGCTACACGCGTGAGCGCCTCTAG